A single genomic interval of Calditrichota bacterium harbors:
- a CDS encoding glutamine synthetase gives MPFDQEGVLKEVHDRGIEIVRLWFSDINGHIKGFAIPARELEDAFEQGMGFDGSSIEGFARIHESDLMAHPDPATFAIFPSNGGYKAARMFCDLKTPDRKPYPGDPRYVLQRNLERAAAMGFSLFVGPELEYFYFKDSNSTEILDHGGYFDASINEIGTLLRKKTIFALEEMGIPVEYSHHEVAPSQHEIDLRFGSALEMAERCLTYRFIVKEIARQAGYYATFMPKPMFGVNGSGMHTHQSLFSGGRNSFFDPNGDYSLSTTARHYLAGLLKYIREITAVLNQTVNSYKRLVPGYEAPVYISWGQMNRSALVRVPRIRIGKEKSTRVELRSPDPAANPYLAFAVMLAAGLKGIEEKLEAPSPVEEDIYHLTPSERERLGIGTLPGSLYEAVILAQESSLVKEALGDHVFEKFIENKLIEWDEYRMQVTDYERRSYLPVL, from the coding sequence ATGCCTTTCGATCAGGAAGGCGTCCTCAAAGAAGTTCACGATCGCGGGATCGAAATCGTCCGGCTATGGTTTTCGGACATCAACGGCCACATCAAGGGCTTTGCGATCCCGGCGCGGGAACTCGAGGATGCTTTCGAGCAGGGTATGGGCTTCGATGGATCCTCCATCGAGGGCTTTGCGCGGATTCACGAGTCGGATCTGATGGCTCATCCCGACCCGGCGACCTTTGCGATCTTCCCCTCCAATGGCGGCTACAAAGCCGCGCGAATGTTCTGCGACCTAAAGACGCCCGACCGCAAACCTTATCCCGGCGACCCCCGGTATGTCCTGCAGCGCAACCTCGAGCGCGCTGCCGCGATGGGCTTCAGCCTGTTCGTCGGGCCGGAATTGGAATACTTCTACTTTAAGGACTCCAATTCAACCGAGATTCTCGACCACGGCGGCTACTTCGACGCCTCGATCAATGAGATCGGGACGCTGCTGCGCAAAAAGACGATCTTTGCTCTCGAGGAGATGGGCATTCCGGTCGAGTATTCACATCACGAGGTTGCGCCGTCGCAGCACGAGATCGACCTCCGCTTCGGCAGTGCGCTTGAGATGGCCGAGCGCTGCCTTACCTATCGGTTCATCGTCAAGGAGATCGCCCGGCAGGCAGGCTATTACGCAACCTTTATGCCGAAGCCGATGTTCGGCGTGAATGGCTCCGGGATGCACACCCACCAATCGCTCTTCAGCGGCGGGCGAAACTCTTTCTTTGACCCGAACGGCGACTATAGCCTTTCAACGACGGCACGGCACTATCTGGCGGGACTCCTGAAATATATCCGTGAGATCACAGCAGTGCTGAATCAAACGGTCAATTCTTACAAACGGCTGGTGCCAGGCTACGAGGCTCCGGTCTATATTTCGTGGGGCCAGATGAACCGCTCGGCGCTGGTGCGAGTGCCGCGGATTCGGATCGGAAAAGAGAAGTCAACCCGCGTCGAACTGCGGTCGCCCGATCCGGCAGCCAATCCTTACCTGGCCTTTGCGGTGATGCTGGCAGCGGGCTTGAAAGGGATTGAGGAGAAACTGGAAGCGCCTTCGCCAGTGGAGGAGGATATCTATCACCTGACCCCGTCCGAACGTGAACGGCTCGGCATCGGGACGCTGCCGGGAAGCCTATACGAAGCGGTGATTCTCGCCCAGGAGAGTTCGCTGGTGAAAGAGGCGCTGGGAGATCACGTCTTCGAAAAGTTCATCGAGAATAAACTGATCGAGTGGGACGAATACCGGATGCAGGTGACGGACTACGAACGCCGATCCTATCTGCCGGTGCTCTGA
- a CDS encoding histidinol-phosphate transaminase → MTAHSLYTRARPRLAEIAPYEPGKPIAEVERELGLTGVVKLASNENPLGPSPRALEAVGEALRGLHRYPDGAAFELRSKLAVRHGVSFDSVVMGNGSTELVELVAEAFIGDGEEAVIGRYEFFKYRIAVQIMNGVVCWAEMPGLGYDPDALLRALTPRTKVLFIANPNNPTGTLLDRDGTDYLINRVPGDLIVVFDEAYYDYRVPEVYPDTLTYVREGRPVIVFRTFSKSYGLAGLRVGYAIAPLPLANALQRVRETFNVNSLGQAAALAALDDDDFLARSIALNREQMMVFESELLRLGLKFVPSAANFLLVRTLLPGRELFNRLLRLGVVVRPVDSYGLNNYVRVSIGLPEENRRFFDTLGEVVG, encoded by the coding sequence TTGACCGCTCACTCACTTTACACCCGTGCCCGCCCCCGACTTGCCGAGATCGCTCCCTACGAACCGGGCAAGCCGATCGCCGAGGTTGAGCGCGAGTTAGGCCTCACCGGCGTGGTGAAACTGGCCTCCAATGAGAACCCTCTCGGACCATCACCGCGAGCGCTGGAGGCTGTCGGAGAGGCTCTTCGCGGCTTGCACCGCTACCCCGACGGTGCGGCATTTGAACTGCGGTCGAAACTGGCTGTACGGCACGGCGTCTCCTTTGACTCGGTGGTTATGGGCAACGGCTCGACGGAACTGGTGGAACTGGTAGCCGAAGCCTTTATCGGCGACGGCGAGGAGGCGGTTATTGGGCGCTATGAGTTCTTCAAATACCGCATTGCAGTCCAGATCATGAACGGCGTCGTCTGCTGGGCCGAAATGCCGGGTCTAGGTTACGATCCTGATGCGCTTCTGAGGGCTTTGACTCCGCGGACTAAGGTGCTCTTCATCGCCAATCCTAACAACCCGACCGGGACCTTGCTTGACCGGGATGGCACGGACTATCTGATAAACCGGGTGCCCGGCGACCTGATCGTCGTTTTCGATGAAGCCTACTACGACTATCGCGTTCCGGAGGTCTATCCCGACACCCTCACATATGTTCGTGAGGGCCGTCCGGTGATCGTCTTTCGCACTTTTTCCAAATCCTATGGACTGGCCGGCCTGCGCGTCGGCTATGCCATCGCCCCGTTGCCCCTGGCGAACGCCCTGCAGCGGGTTCGCGAGACCTTCAATGTCAACTCGTTAGGTCAGGCGGCGGCACTAGCGGCGCTTGACGACGACGACTTTCTGGCCCGCAGCATCGCCCTCAATCGCGAGCAGATGATGGTCTTCGAGTCGGAACTGCTCCGATTGGGGCTTAAGTTTGTCCCGAGTGCTGCGAATTTCCTGCTCGTCCGGACGCTGCTGCCGGGACGGGAGTTGTTCAACCGCTTGCTGCGACTTGGCGTTGTCGTCCGGCCCGTCGATTCCTATGGCCTTAACAATTACGTCCGGGTCTCGATAGGACTTCCGGAAGAGAATCGACGCTTCTTCGACACCTTGGGCGAGGTCGTTGGATGA